The following proteins are co-located in the Sporolactobacillus pectinivorans genome:
- a CDS encoding DUF1232 domain-containing protein: MHCSILPVDVIPDYIFPIGYLDGAIVYKLPCCRFKIE; encoded by the coding sequence GTGCACTGCTCTATTTTACCTGTTGATGTCATTCCGGATTACATTTTTCCGATCGGCTATTTAGATGGCGCTATCGTTTACAAATTGCCATGCTGTCGCTTCAAAATAGAGTAA
- a CDS encoding undecaprenyl-diphosphate phosphatase yields the protein MTILQTLIFAIVQGIAELFPISSVAHGVLVPYVFHWNLSPTFLNQHFLAYVVMLHLGTAIALFLFFWKDWFAIIRSLFTGSKRVLLLLIVATIPAGVIGVVLQKPITHMFSNVTSAAIFLLINGFFLFFGEKIRSRGQKNIEDLTMGQAFIIGLFQSLALIPGFSRSGSSMIAGFWMGLKTESAARFSMIMATPIIAGASILEVPKILKAHTPGLMQMSLLGGLMAGIFAFISIWILMKWFKKKEIRAMRPFAYYCWAVGALVLISQLL from the coding sequence ATGACTATCTTGCAGACTTTGATCTTTGCTATCGTTCAGGGAATAGCTGAACTATTTCCTATCAGCAGCGTGGCTCACGGGGTACTTGTTCCCTACGTCTTTCACTGGAATTTAAGTCCGACATTTCTGAACCAACACTTCTTAGCTTATGTCGTCATGCTCCACCTGGGGACGGCGATTGCGTTGTTCCTGTTTTTCTGGAAAGACTGGTTCGCTATTATCCGTTCGCTCTTTACCGGGAGTAAAAGAGTTTTGCTGCTGCTTATTGTTGCAACAATTCCTGCCGGCGTCATCGGTGTAGTTCTTCAAAAGCCTATTACCCATATGTTCAGTAACGTAACCAGTGCGGCTATCTTTTTGCTGATTAATGGATTTTTCCTCTTCTTTGGAGAGAAAATCCGCTCGAGAGGACAAAAAAACATCGAGGATCTGACAATGGGGCAGGCTTTCATCATTGGCCTCTTCCAATCGCTCGCTCTTATCCCCGGATTTTCACGGTCCGGATCAAGCATGATTGCAGGATTTTGGATGGGACTTAAAACTGAATCTGCAGCTCGGTTTTCCATGATCATGGCGACGCCGATTATCGCGGGTGCCAGCATTCTCGAAGTACCTAAAATCTTAAAAGCCCATACTCCCGGACTGATGCAGATGTCTTTGCTGGGTGGCCTGATGGCTGGAATCTTCGCTTTCATCAGCATCTGGATCTTGATGAAATGGTTTAAGAAAAAAGAAATTCGGGCAATGCGGCCATTTGCCTATTATTGCTGGGCCGTCGGTGCACTCGTTTTAATCAGTCAATTATTATAA
- a CDS encoding LCP family protein: MAQISTDSESRHSLKKSKKHHKVLRYTLLILAALILVAAGVFAYESHQLSPQTHFSHLKAIGSPNKNNNALSKYKEKSGVFNVLLIGSDARKTDPAGHTDSILLIHADLNNHKYDVLSIPRDTRVYMSGYGYTKLTSVQYVSQINHGTKQGILDAISAISNLTGVPVNYYAETNYWGLQDMVDAIGGIQMNVPFNVTLTHPWYPEDKNMTFSAGMHTLNGKMVTEIVHERDSVPGTDYGRQQLQEAALIGIAKKVMQPSNITKLPALSQSTSKFLIGTNMTTDDMISMGLGVRSDFHPEQQIQYHQVKGQNAVMYDDILKANNDEVVLDPGQLKSVVQKYFTN, from the coding sequence GTGGCACAGATTAGCACAGACAGTGAATCACGTCATTCACTGAAAAAATCTAAAAAACATCATAAAGTTTTGCGCTATACTCTTTTAATTCTGGCGGCTCTGATACTGGTAGCGGCGGGTGTCTTTGCCTATGAATCACACCAATTAAGTCCACAGACTCATTTCAGTCACTTAAAAGCTATTGGGAGCCCTAATAAAAACAATAATGCGCTCAGTAAATATAAAGAAAAATCAGGCGTTTTCAATGTACTCCTCATTGGCTCCGACGCTCGCAAAACAGACCCGGCCGGGCATACAGATTCAATACTGCTTATTCATGCCGATTTGAACAATCATAAGTACGACGTGCTGAGTATTCCTCGCGACACGCGTGTCTATATGTCCGGATACGGCTACACAAAACTGACTAGTGTCCAGTACGTTTCACAGATTAATCACGGCACAAAGCAAGGAATTCTTGATGCTATAAGCGCTATCTCAAATCTCACCGGCGTTCCGGTCAACTATTATGCAGAAACGAATTACTGGGGCCTTCAGGACATGGTTGATGCGATCGGTGGAATACAGATGAATGTTCCTTTTAATGTCACACTGACTCATCCATGGTATCCCGAAGATAAAAACATGACCTTTTCTGCCGGGATGCACACGCTCAATGGTAAAATGGTAACCGAAATTGTACATGAACGCGATTCGGTCCCTGGAACTGATTACGGGCGCCAGCAGTTACAGGAAGCTGCGTTGATCGGCATTGCGAAAAAAGTAATGCAGCCTTCAAATATCACCAAATTGCCGGCCCTGTCTCAGTCTACATCAAAATTTCTTATTGGGACCAATATGACCACGGACGACATGATCAGTATGGGCCTGGGTGTCAGGAGTGATTTCCATCCGGAGCAGCAAATCCAATACCATCAAGTCAAAGGTCAAAATGCGGTCATGTACGATGACATTTTGAAAGCAAATAATGACGAGGTTGTCCTTGATCCCGGTCAATTAAAATCTGTTGTCCAGAAATATTTTACAAACTGA
- a CDS encoding glycosyl hydrolase family 18 protein → MLINDLSNATDRLIKLMLRFAILLAVPVLAIPSLIVTFYPHQDTTAKNVSAPIYWMDAEISSFHSTTGKIATATKAKEISLGWLSGSNTQVAGYKHLDIISPLFATINASYGTQQVLAPEMITRLHREGKKVWGRVAMQQQSSGEISRFLTDRNKMGQVIQEIRLDAERSHLDGINLDIENVAVKDRSAFTVLINDFSKTLKLDQITLSIDLQPEMFGGQNSYLSFNKLIGMYCDYIVLMGYDEHWSTDPYPGPVTSLQWLRKNIEQLIQTDIPAQKLVLGLPSYTRIWQVGVDGKSLGSQALSSAYASNLLKTHHPEEWQPANATYYFSYSEQNKNYEAWLTDDRSIKAFLNLSNQYHLAGFGFWNLDMMPSNEWNTLSRTVYSN, encoded by the coding sequence ATGCTTATAAACGATCTATCAAATGCTACAGACCGACTGATAAAGCTAATGTTGCGTTTTGCCATTCTGTTAGCAGTACCTGTGCTCGCCATTCCGTCTCTCATTGTAACGTTTTATCCTCATCAGGATACAACTGCTAAAAATGTCAGTGCACCAATATACTGGATGGATGCAGAAATCAGTTCATTTCATTCGACAACAGGAAAAATAGCTACAGCAACGAAGGCAAAGGAGATTTCTCTTGGTTGGTTGAGCGGCAGCAATACTCAAGTAGCCGGATATAAGCATCTTGATATCATTTCTCCGCTTTTTGCCACAATAAACGCTTCCTATGGGACACAACAAGTATTGGCACCTGAGATGATCACTCGCTTACATCGTGAAGGGAAGAAGGTATGGGGAAGGGTGGCCATGCAGCAGCAATCTTCCGGAGAAATCAGCCGTTTTCTTACAGATCGGAATAAAATGGGGCAGGTGATTCAGGAAATTAGACTGGATGCGGAAAGGAGCCATTTAGACGGGATCAATCTCGACATCGAAAATGTTGCTGTAAAGGACCGGTCGGCTTTTACAGTGCTGATTAATGATTTTTCGAAAACCTTGAAACTGGATCAAATCACTTTATCCATTGATTTGCAGCCGGAAATGTTCGGCGGACAAAATAGTTATTTATCGTTTAACAAACTTATCGGAATGTATTGTGATTATATTGTTCTTATGGGCTACGATGAACATTGGTCAACGGATCCTTACCCCGGTCCGGTCACTTCGCTTCAATGGCTCAGAAAAAATATAGAACAATTGATTCAGACGGATATTCCGGCACAGAAACTGGTGCTTGGACTTCCTTCATATACAAGAATTTGGCAGGTGGGGGTAGACGGGAAAAGTTTGGGCAGCCAGGCGTTATCAAGTGCATACGCCAGCAATCTGCTGAAAACGCATCATCCCGAAGAATGGCAGCCCGCCAATGCTACCTATTATTTTTCCTACTCCGAGCAAAATAAAAATTATGAGGCCTGGCTGACAGACGACCGGTCCATAAAAGCGTTTTTAAACTTATCCAATCAGTACCATCTGGCAGGTTTTGGATTCTGGAATTTGGATATGATGCCTTCGAATGAATGGAACACGCTTAGTCGTACTGTGTATTCAAATTAA
- a CDS encoding amino acid permease, translating to MKMSHHPIQNMAHRQEQKNVQSGKGSYLSWWQLSLIGISSVIGAGFFLGSGLSIRTAGVSVLLSYLVAGFAALIVFSALAEMTVNDPESGSFRTYAEKAYGEAYAFVFGWIYWFAGLLIVSSEITALSTFTRFWFPTVPLWLFFTGYSCFGIGVILLGIKDFGTIESFFAVLKLSALFAFILMAFMLIIGNRPSFLHSLSVHNPFQAGLFPNGFFGFWGSMLFVLLSFGGIEIVGLIANKCRNEGDVTKAGYTLVFALIVIYLLSVVSILSIAHWKSIGPSESPFVTALSAAHISFVSGLFNLIILSAAFSTMIGALYSMTSILAALASDHAAPQLFNKRNKKDIPVYGLLLTLGLLIVIDVLSYFLPKSVYEYLATASSTMLILNWLNIILSDMKNRRAYSVKHWTMPLQPYSGIIGILIIGFGIAGSVFQRQQRISLIFILVIIALILAFYWFKKNLIDEKKPVQ from the coding sequence ATGAAAATGTCCCATCATCCCATTCAAAACATGGCTCACCGTCAGGAACAGAAAAATGTTCAGTCTGGAAAGGGCTCTTATCTCTCATGGTGGCAGCTCAGTCTAATTGGTATCAGTTCGGTTATTGGAGCCGGCTTTTTTCTCGGATCTGGTTTATCGATCCGTACCGCCGGTGTGTCCGTTTTACTGAGCTATTTAGTCGCCGGCTTTGCCGCTTTGATTGTATTCTCAGCACTGGCAGAAATGACAGTAAATGATCCGGAAAGCGGATCGTTTCGGACTTATGCTGAAAAAGCCTATGGTGAAGCGTACGCTTTCGTCTTTGGGTGGATTTACTGGTTCGCCGGCTTATTGATTGTATCCAGCGAAATTACAGCTTTATCCACATTTACCCGCTTTTGGTTCCCCACAGTTCCTCTGTGGCTGTTTTTTACCGGTTATTCCTGTTTTGGAATCGGTGTGATTCTGCTCGGGATTAAAGATTTCGGAACAATAGAGTCTTTCTTCGCTGTCCTTAAACTGTCTGCTCTTTTTGCTTTCATACTGATGGCATTCATGCTTATCATCGGGAATAGGCCCTCATTTTTACATTCTTTGTCTGTCCATAATCCGTTTCAGGCGGGCTTATTTCCGAATGGTTTTTTCGGCTTCTGGGGGAGCATGCTTTTTGTACTGCTTTCATTTGGCGGCATTGAAATAGTTGGTTTGATTGCCAATAAGTGTCGAAACGAAGGCGATGTAACGAAAGCAGGCTATACACTTGTTTTTGCATTGATTGTTATTTACCTTCTTTCTGTTGTTTCCATCTTATCGATCGCTCATTGGAAATCAATTGGTCCCTCGGAGAGCCCGTTTGTGACCGCCCTTTCTGCCGCTCATATTTCCTTTGTCAGCGGCCTGTTCAACTTGATCATTTTATCCGCAGCCTTTTCTACGATGATCGGCGCACTTTACTCGATGACATCCATCCTTGCTGCTCTGGCTTCGGATCATGCGGCACCCCAATTATTTAATAAACGAAATAAAAAAGATATCCCCGTCTATGGGCTGTTATTAACGTTGGGACTGTTAATTGTCATCGATGTCCTTTCTTATTTCCTGCCAAAATCTGTTTATGAATACCTGGCAACGGCTTCCAGTACGATGCTTATTTTAAATTGGCTGAACATCATTCTTTCTGATATGAAAAACCGGCGAGCCTATTCGGTTAAACATTGGACCATGCCGCTTCAGCCTTATTCAGGAATCATCGGAATTCTAATAATCGGCTTCGGCATTGCCGGCTCTGTATTTCAAAGGCAGCAGCGGATCAGCCTCATTTTTATCCTGGTAATTATTGCTTTGATTTTGGCGTTTTACTGGTTTAAAAAAAACCTGATTGATGAAAAGAAACCAGTGCAGTAA